TACTCCCTAGTCCGGAAGTCGAGCCGTCCTGACTGATGTCCATCGATTGTTCACCGCTACGACTCATACAGCTGATCGTCGTCGTCACGGCGACCGCCGCCGCCGATTTATCCGACCGATCCGATTTCGCCGAACTCGTCGATGTTTTCATCGGCGACGAATCGCTCGGATGCTTCGCTGGAATCATCGTCGTCGCGCGCTCGGTGCTGCCCTCGCGTGACTTCGGCCGGCGATTGCGCAATTTCGGTTTCGGCTTCCGCGGCGCGTCCAATTCGAATTCGATGAACAGTCCGCCTTTCGCCTGTTCGGTGACCGATATGCCGGACATGTCGACCGGCGGCGCCCGGTCTTCCTCGACCTCATCGTCGTACGCGCCGACCAATGCGTCGCCGGCGCCCCCTGGCGGTGCGATGTGCGGTTCGAACTCGCCGCTTGTGTTCACAACGTAACTATTGTCTTTCGCCGCGGAAGCTGTCGAAAAGTCTGAATCCTCGACCGTACGTTCGAAAACTGGCGAAAATTGTTCTGTCTGCCGCTCGTAACTGCTACTACTACTAataggtggcgccaccggtGATGGAAGACTGGTGGCCGCCGTCGTCGTTACGGGCGCTTGCTCGTAGTTAGCGGGTGAAAAGCGTTCTGCCCGTTCCCATTGTTGCGTCATCGTCATGGGCGGCGTCGATTCAGCAGAAACGGGTGTGATGGGACTCGGTTGACTCGCTACCGATGAAACGGGCGTGACGGGTTGTTGGTACGTAGATGGCGCGCTCGGAGACGGCGTCGACTGTAGAGGCAGCGGCGCCATCTGTTGGGTATTTACGGTGTACGTTTGCGCTGTGGCGTGTGGCCTCGTGTTCGGCTGATAATTACTCGTGTAAACGGGAGCGGGTGGCGCATAAGTCGGTGCCTGCGGCGGCATATACGGCTGCCCGGGCATGAAACGCCCGGCGGTATATAACGTAGCTTGGTACATGTGCGGTGCGTGTTGGTACTGGGGAGGCATTCCTGGATAGGGCATGTAACCGGGTTGACCGGGTAGCGGCGCGACCATTCCGGGCGGGTACTGACCCATATGTGACGCGGGCGGATACGGGTGGTGATAATCGGGCGCGAACTGCTGCCCGTGGTGCATGTACGGGCTCGGCGCCGGCTGCGTATACCCGGGCATGCGATACTCAGGATGCGGGGGCGAGATGCCTGATGATGGCGCGACCGGTTGCGGTATCTCTTGGCGCGGGGGTGGAGGCGGCGTCGGCTGACTCGGCGCCGCCGGTTTCATGTAAAACTTCTCGGGCGGCGAACGAGTCGACAGATCTTGCACGGAGCCGCGCGGCGACGCGTGAGACGAACCGCGCGGCGAACCCTTCGGTGACGTCGACGCGACCATTTTGATCTGCTCTTGTTGAAGCGACAGTTTCATGATCTCCCCTTGTAATTCGCTTAAGCTGCTGTTCAGTTTCTCCAGCGACGTGCTGTACTCGTCGACGTTCATACCGTCGTCTGCCGTCGACGAGCGTCTGTCATCCGTCTGCCGGTCAACCAGCGATGGTCGTCGCTGAGGCGTCGATGCATCCGCTGATGGCCGTCTTTGAGTCGGGTCAGCCGCCGTTATCAACGACGGCCGCCGCTGCTCCGTCTGCTGATCGACCTCCGTCTGCTCGGGCGGAAGCGATTTCGCCCGTTCCATCCGCGAGTCCGTCGGCGGCTCCGCGCTTTTTTTCCTCGCGACCGACTCGTCGTCTTTGAACCAGCGATTCTTCACCCCTTCGATCGTCGCTTGGATATCCTCGCGCGAGAACTTCTTACGCGGCTGCGCTTTCTCCGGCGCGTTAGCCGGGTCGGCATCCGCGTTCACCGGCGGCGTGCGGTTACTATCCCTCGCCAACGCGGGACTCGCGGCGCTCGCGTCCGATTCCTCCTCGACGATATCCGGTTGACGACGCGACTTCGCGACGACCTGGAAGAACGCCTGTTTGCCGAGTTTCTGACGCTCTTTGCTCATCTGCTGCTCCATTTTGCGCTTCTCCGATTCGATCGCGCGTCGTTTCTGCTCCAATTTCAAGCGGATGCTCGACAACTCGGTGACGACGGGCACGCCCGGCGCACcggccgtcgtcgtcgtcgatccTGCCGTCGAGTTATTCTCTTTGTTCTGGTCTGATTGTTGTTGCTCGGCCATTTTTAACACGTTCTCCTGCCACGTCGTCTGATTCGGCAGCGCGGCGAACGTAGTCTTTTTCACCGGTTTACCCTCGACGCCGGCGCCGCTTTTCGATTTATGAAACTGAGACTTCAGCGATATCCGCGGCGCAGACGGCGTCGTTGACGAAGTCGCGTCCGACGCGGTTAACTCGTGCGAATGCTGACTCAAAACGATCGCCGAATTGTCGTAGTCGTTATCGCGTGACGGCTGCTTCTTGATCGACGAGAAATTCGTCGCGTTCTGCTTGGCGACGACGGCCGCGTTACCGTGAACTTCGCACAACGGCTTCTCGTTCGTCGACTCGGTCGTCTTCGAGTCGATGTAAAACGACGTTGGCGCGCGACCTCCCGAGGAATCGCCGCCGAGAAAGAATCCCTCCGGTAGACGGGTTTGTTGCGGTTGCGGTGGTTGCTGCTGCGCGGCCGATTCTTTCGAGCGGTGATCGCGGTGTATTTTGCTCGATTCGTGATCGGAGAAATCGCTCGAACTCTGAGATTCGTATCCACTGCGTACGGGCGCACCGAACGTCTGCTGTCCGTTCTCGTCCGTCGTCTGCTGATGATACGTAAGCTGTTCGCCGCTACGATCCGTCTGCTGTCCGTTCAGACGATCCGTCTGCTGCCCGATCACCGGTAACCCGGCCGCTCGCGCCTCCTCCGGCGTCAGCTGGCGATCGTGACGCGTGAAACTCTGCGTCACTGCGACCGGTTTGCGTCGTTTCGGGCTCTCCTTTTTGATCGGTCGTTCGACGTTGCGTTCGGCGTCGATGTAAAACGCCTCTCCACCCGTTCGCGGCGACAATAGAACTCTCTGCACGGCCGTCGCGACCGACGGAACCTGTTTCTTCGGCGTCGATTCTAACGACTCGATTAAACTCGGCGGATCCGACGCGACTGGTGTCATAAACTCGTCGTCGGAACTCGACTCGCAACGCGTCGTCGCGGCAACGTCTTGACTCAAACGTTTCTTCGACGAGCGTTTCGACGGAGATCCTGCCGCTGTTACAACGCCCGCTGCCGGTGGACTTCGCTCGGCGCGTTTATCGCCTCGTTCGAACTCTTTCGAGTGGTTGACATTTTTTTCCTTCGACGGACGCGTTTTCGCGGGCATCAATGGCTCGACGAACGACGTCGGTCGATTGGCGGCCGCCGCTGACGACGTCTGCTCGTCGCGATAACCGAAcccatcgtcgtcgtcgcgggGAGTCTCGATTTGACTCAAACGAAGAGTCGACGCGTCGTCGAAACTTTGACTCAATTCCGAGTCGATGCTGACGTTCGTTAGTAAATGTCTGTCCGGCACCGCGCGGTTCTCCGAGGCGTCGCCGCGCAGTTGCTCGGCAATTTTTCGCGCTCCCGCTTTCGTGTAAGTCCGATGAACGGCGTCGGTCGATTGAGATTTACTGGTGCCGCCGCCTGACGTGGGAGATACTCTGAAATAGACGCCGAAATccgttatcattattattatgatcattatttttcttttgttcTTTGTTTATAACATTTTTTCCCTGGAGGGCATCCCACCTCCAGGTACAGCTCTTGAGTGAGAGTATAATATTATTACATAATCAACaactttttattctttttatttacCAAACTATGATGAAGTATGTACATGTCCTTATACATATTCTAGTCAGGAGAATAAATGTTTATCGTAAATCTTATCTTATGGCTCGGGTGTCCTCctcaaatatgtaaaatttccaattaatatgtaggcctatttttTCATCCAATTTTTCTGTAGTTATACCTTTGTTGTTTTCATATTTGagaaataattttatctaatagatttcaatgaaaatgaaatcgtaaaacaattgaaaattagAGAAATCGACAAAATTTGCATCTAAAACCtagaaattgttttttaagATGTGATCTGATGCACCAAATGGTTCACGAAACTTACCGTTCGAGTTTGCGAGTTTCCTCCCACGCTATGCGCGAATTGTTCCCGGTTAACGGGGGCAGAGATGACGACCTCTCAGATTCAGCTACCGCAGGaagaagaaaaatgaaaaaagaaaagaaaaaatacttgaaaatatcatgaattcgCTGCGATCGGAGGGTAATTTGTAAATGTAGACGGCGTTGTTACCTGTCTGTTCTGATTGTTGCGAGTCTTCGTGTCGCCGTGGTAACAAGGGAGCTTGACGGGCGGGAAGACTGTCGAAGAGAAAAAAGTAGAAATTTAAAAGCTTCGAAAAATTAAATGACTACCATGTTTAGGGTAGACGCCATAGGACCGATAGATTTATTCGCAACAACAGTTCGTCATCACTAGGGCCTAGTTTtgtagactggtattaactttcaCCCGGGgactaactcaattcattttcaatttagtgAACCCCTACGTTAAAGATAGtgccagtctataaaacggGCCCCagaagtttgaaaatgttcaaaaattCACGTGATAACCATACGGCTCAGCGGCAAGATTGTCGAGCCTACTGAGAATGATCGTTTCATTAACCGTACATCCATTtcaagaaatacatttttcacaGTCTTTCCCAGAGACACTTGTGAGACTTGCACGAGTCGATCAAATTTTTtgagtgccctttttcattttgtcaacaaacaaaaaatcgGTGCAATTCAGTGCGGGAATACCCTTAATGATGCCTTTTTTGGAcatcctgttagaattgacaaaattgaaaaaagtttccaATGCAGAACAGCTGGGGATGTTTGGTTTGATTAGCCCCttgcctttttggacatcAAAATGCTCTTTTGGGGATGTGACAAGTTCATTAAAGTCCCCGGACGCGCCCCTGTCTTCGCAAATagtaaattcattaaaaacaatgaCTCTTCGCATGACTCACTATTAGCATTAACATAACGACTCATTCAGTCGTAATGCAAAAACTTAATTCCGatcgataaaatgaaatatactaCAAATGATTTCCATATGGATGCTATCAATAGCCGAATTCATAAATCCTAAATTCATTCGAATCAAAAATAGCTCGGGATCGAGTTCCACAAACGGCTAGTTCGAGAGTCGCGATATTTTTGAATCGaatcaagtggtcttaaatcgcGAGTTGAATCAAACACAATCGCACGACAGCAGAACTGGGACCTGAATAGTTTCAATTGTTTTCTATTTATAGTACGCCCAACCCAAGGCAGACGGCGTCTCTATTTATAGTACACCCAACCCAATCGACAGACGTGAGACAAGTGTCGAGTTTCATTGTTAAACTCGCGACAAAGCGCACACTTTTTCctcaaactgcaaataaaaGCTTCGCAATATCTATACGAAATTTATGAATAACTGTGTGCCGCCAACAGACGGGGGCTACTCGAATACTAGTATAGCGCGTACCAACAAATCGGGTTGAGTCTGGACAGACGGTGCATCGCCGGGCGGACATCTTAAAACCTGAAATCCCTGCTTCAGCACCATCTACGATGGAGATGTTTAGTCAGACCGAACGGCCGGTAGATGTCGCTACCATCCGGAGCAGAGCAGACGTCTCGCAAAAATCAATACTCGGTGCGATCTACTACACTGTGATTGAGACATTAGTTACACTAGTGGCTGGCAGTTGTCACTACCATCTAGAGACACTTTCAGTTAGATACAAATGATAGAATATGCTCGCTGTGTCATGGTTTAGGCGATGAAACACATTTCATTGTTGACTGCGCCCTACTGAATGAAATCCGTGAAAACCgtttgaatttaaaaacttttcgtgtccttgatatttcaaaatgtccAACATTGCAATTAGCTAAGTTCATCAAATCCAACACTTTAATACATACCCGGTAGTTAACATATTGTAAATGGTGTACGTGTtattaaaaaaagtttatattttctgttgttttgtaaatattgtttatatatatttcatagtcTCTGTCCACGCACCATGGAAATGGTCGGAGTAATAAATAGATTCCTAATCCCTTATCTCAAATAGATACCGGGCGCGTCTATTCAGAACAACAAAACTGGTTTTTATTGAAACTTTCGATGAAAGAGTCCTTTGATAACCGGGTTTTAAATCACAAATCTGAAGTAAGGGCcctatttttttgttaaaaccATTTAAAGATCGCTATTGTGAAAACTCACGAGCCACATTTAACAATAAACTGTATTGGAATAcaagaaataataataataacaaattcTAATTTCTCCTAAATTCAGAGAAATAACCTGAATAAAACTACTGATAAGATCACTGCTTCAGAATTTGCAGCCCATAACTAAAGATCCTGGTTTCCTTTTATCAGATTCAAACTTAAGACCCTATCAAAACTGGTTTTGCATAAAAAAacttaatttttgaatttttctttgcGATCTTTAAACGAGCTTTTTCTTGGAAAAAGAGGTCGTTGTCCTAATATTGTTTGAGGTGGTTAGAAAAAAACTGgcccaaaaatagaaacccGACTTAGCGTATCGACATTGTATAAGACATTTGGCCACGATGAacttatattcaaaatattacattATCTCTAATGAGTTAACCATTATTTCGATGaatgtttcaactactaattcattaatttctcaCTCGCCAGACCTAATCCACTATGGCCACTTTTTCTGGCTTGCTTTTTTCCCTGTCTATTCCCTGATATGCAAATTGTTTTTCCTGACTTGATCCGAtaagaatcaaatcaattagcccAGCCATATACGTAAaacatagacggaaactgattgattttaaGCGCGATCTAGCTACCCCTACAAATTTCCCTCACTTTTCCCAGATTCTTAGCTATTGTACAAAATCCCCGACTATTCTCggacttttttcaaagaaaagaaaatttcctGACTTTTTTTCCTGATTTCCACATAAGCGGCGCGCCCTGTGAATCATTGCAACTGAAATTATGCCTCGACAGCATCCGATTTTCTCAAAGGGGTTTAAAGCTAAATGCAGATTAAAAACCTACCCGGTTTTGTTAATCTCGTTGTCGCTAGAATTCGGCGACGTATCGAATTTCTGGAAGCTTTTTTTCGTCGCGTTGCTGATCTGCACCGGCGACACAGCGCTCAGCTTCTTAGCCGTCATCGGGCGTCCttgaaaaaacaacaatatttacaaaacatttacagaatattcatgaaatatttatagaatatttgcgaaaatatttgaacggttacaaaatatttacagaattttgtgaaatatttgaaaaatatccagaaaatttacgatatatttctttttttatttattaaatatctataaaacatttactagatattctaaaaatgtttatgaaaattattgacaaataaatatctagaattcaaTCACATTTTGTCCTAGTTTCAACTCAGATATTGCCCACAAATCAGgctaattttcatttttcgaaaaaGACCAGAAATGAAGACTGTCCAATTCCGTACCGCGCTCAAGTCAGAGAAGATCCGTCTCGGGCACAGAATACTGCGACATCCAACACGGATATCACTTTCGAATGGGACGAATTTACGCTTTTTTCAAAGAGATCCAACTAGAGCGGAGCCTACCGTACCGTTCCACTCAGACATCACTCTCGCGTCAAAAAATTGAGCGAGGGTTTAGATTTTTCGTTCTAGGAATACAAACTTACCGTCTGTTTGGTCGTTATCTAGGGTCGGTTGAGGTGAACCGTTACGCTTAACGCAATCGGCTTTCTGAACTTCGCACAAATAGAATAAATCAGCTAGGAATGTTACCAGGTTTACCTAGAAAACGACAAAAACGAATTTAAAGCGAAATCTAACTTCGGACTTCGGAATGAGCAAATTCAGTCAACATCTATTCTTACAAGCTGTTACAAGTTGCTAGAAATAACAAGTGTTACGCACTTCTTTCTAGTGAGGCCACtatgtttttcaattcttttctAGTGGGTCCactatatttttcaaattcttttctaGTGAAGCAACtatgtttttcaaattctttctTAGTGGGTACACtatgtttttcaaattcttgCTAGTGGGTCCACTgtttttcttattcttttctAGTGGGTCCACTATGcttttcaaattcttttctaGTGGGTCCACTATGTTCTTCAAATACTTTTCTAGTGAAGCAACtatgtttttcaaattcttttctaGTGGGTCCACTATGttcttcaaattcttttctAGTGAAGCAACtatgtttttcaaattcttttctaGTGGGTCCACTATGttcttcaaattcttttctAGTGGGTCCACTATGCTTTTCAAATTCTTTCTTAGTGGGTCCACtatgtttttcaaattcttgCTAATGGGTCTattgtttttcaaattcttttctaGTGGGTCCACTATGcttttcaaattcttttctaGTGGGTCCactatatttttcaaattcttttttaGTGGATCCACTATGcttttctaattcttttctaGCAAGCCCACTATGTTTTTCGAACTCTTCTAGAGAGCCCACTTCATTTTTCGAACTCTATCTCATGGAGCCTACGCTATTTTTACCTAAAATCTCTATTTCAGGGAGCCTAGTATATTTCTCGAAGTCTATTTCAAGGTGTCGACTGCATTGCAAAAGCTTTTTTTTACTGACCTTCATAATCGATGGTAGAAACAACAGATCTTCGGGCGTTGTGTGAAAGATTTGTTGTTTGAATTGAGTATCACAGATAGTTTTCACTAGATTAAAATTGTGCATCGCATCTGCTATACCGACCACCTTCTCTAATACTATTCCTGAAAAAAGTGCAAAATTTTTCGTAAGGAAATCTTTTTCAAGcaaatggaaaaaaaattacgattTCGACACCGAAATTTGCCAGAGTAGACTTGAGTTGAGGATGAAAATTATACTtgtatttctaaaaaaacataGGAGActagattttcaaattacagTGCCAGACAGCAGTCGGATTTACAAAATtcgttcatttcaattttcaacttTCAGCCCAAGGGATCCAAGGGGAACGTAGAAGGGGTGCACATCCCGTAACACATCCCGTGatacagtagttgatgtcctactgcacactagcaacacctggtggatcctcacttgccacaagtagaATCCTCTTTTGCAAGAGTAAGCAATGTCTTACTGCGCACTAGCGACACTAGTGGATTCTAACAACTAGAGGGCGCTGAACTTCTTTACCACAACATTGAAATTAAACTCGGATTAAATTtacaattcatgaatttaaTCCGAGCTACTAGAGGAACTTTTAATCCGGGAATTGTAATTCGTAAACCTGAATACTGGCTGCAGATTATCTCACACCTGGCATATCCTTTAATCCATCGAAATCCCGAAAATTCCTTTCTAAGTGTGGATTAGTCCTAGGCGAAAAGCGGTACGTACGGGAATTTGACTACTTATCCGTAAATCTTGGACCGCAGCGGATATCGGCGCTGTCGGGCGTGATGAATGCGAAGTTAATTCGACGATCGAAGCAGATTCTTATAAAACGCTGTCAAATTTTACGAAACCGACAACGCTTAATTCAGCTTCCTGAGAGTCAGTCGTATTAAAGGTAAGCAACGCTGTCATATAGGCTCAGAGACGGCGGTTCCTTGAGTAAGACCTCTGTCACAAGGGTTCGGTTTCaaagactggtattatctttaactcGGGGCCTAACTTTTgaagtgaaaatgaatttagctcTGTGGTTAGAATTAATACCAGTCCGTAAATTCGATAATTCTTATCGAGGACTGCATCATTATATAAAACCCTataaaaaacccacagtagatACTTAGAAAAGTTTATTTACTAACAGTTTCGGGGTTACTTCTAAAccccatcatcagagaaactaAAACATTTTAGTTTCTCAGATGATGGGGTTTAGAAGTAACCCCGAAACTGttaaaaaataaacttttctaCATATCTACTgcgggtttttatttgttaactctACACTGAGATTAATACCAGTTCACTATAGTCATTATATAGGGCCTAACCTATTGTCTCGTGAGTCAAAGTTGGCTGCGTAGCAATCTCGGGTTCTCAGTCACGGTCTCGGGTTCTCAGACGTGCgttgaatttgaatcattatGGAAGCTCGAGAACCGCTCCGCGCTTAAGCGAAATTTATACCTCTTCGACTTTTCAGCACACGCAAAATTGACGATGAAATTCGCACTGTCCGTTTTGATTCTGGCGTTCGCCGTCGCGATGGCAGCAACGATGACGACCAACGAGGTGGACGCCGACGTCGAGTTGTTTGCGCGCGACTTGATCGCGCAAGAGGCGACGAGCAACGAGATGGCCGACCGAGTCGACGAGCTGCTGCGCGAACGTCGCGCCTGGTGGAACTGGAAGAAATTCTGGGAAATCGTCAAGAAAgtcatcattttcatcgtcGATAACTTCCTGAAGAAAGACGGCCGAGACGACCCGGCGGTCGCCAGTCGCAAACGCGCCGAAATCCAGAATCTGCTTCGATCGTGCGGAAAATCGTGCACCGCCAACGTATATCGTTACGCGTTGAATTTCTTGAAACGCAACAAAGCGAACAATAGCAGAAATGTAGCTAAACTTAGAGAGCTGTTGGGATGAGCGGTTAGAGGGAGAATGCGGCGGAGAGGGTTACTacgaaaaaattataatttcaCAACTCAGCAGGCCCTTTGTTTCTCCTGCATTCTTGACGAAATGTCTGTCGACATATACACATATACTGTATCCCAGTATTAGAAATACGtagaataaaatcatattAAACAATAACGCTAATTTTTTCCTGTTTTCTTCGAGTAccgccaccagatggcgtgactaACGGCTCATCGGTTCTATGCGGCAATGCGAACTGAATCCTCCATTGCACAGTAGTTGACTGCCTACTTCACACCAGCGAACACCTGGCGGTTCATAACTTGTCACAAGTGGTGTCTACTGACCACTATGATTACCACAATAGTTAATATTCCGCTGCATGCTAGCACACCCGGTGGATCCTCACccgccacaagtggaatcctctattgcaaCAGTAGCTGATGTGTAGTAGCAACACCTGGTGCATCCTCACTCACCACAAGTGGAATTCTCCATTGCGAAAGAATTTGATGGCCTActacacactagcgacaccttgTGGATGTTCGACTGCCACGGTAGCATTACTGGGATGCCTTAATAATAGATAGTCCCGAATGTCTTTACTTACGTTCGATTTTCAAGGCGTCGGGAACGTAGAAATGCAACAATACGGCCAGACAGCAACCGTCGCTAACGTCCTTCAGATCTTCCATCTCCGGCACGACTGGTCGCCGCGACGACGAGGCGTTTGTCCATTGTTTCAGCAAACGCGTTTTAACCGTTTGACAAACTTTATTCGCCCAGAACAATAGCGCGTCCTCGGCATCGTAGGGCAGTTCGCTACTCGCGTTCATGCTCGTGAATTTACTAGAAAAACAAACAGCAACAGTGTTCTAAATTTTTCTATGTCAGTCGATAGAATTAATAGTTTTTAAGATCCCGAACTCAGTTCCGCAGTTGGTTCACAGTTCAGCTTCAACTTTGTTAAACAATTGGAAAAAGACTCATTTTAACCCCGAAGCTAACCTTATCAAACCTGCCTTACAACTGAGGTTGGAACTAACTAACGATAGTCCAGTTTACtagatcttttttttcaactttttcagGGAAATGTATCCAGGATCTGCAAGATCAGCGTTTTCTTTATGCTAAATCTAACAAATGCAAACTGGGTCCGAGATCTCGTAGTTGGCCTCCCAATAAGTGCCCATTGAAACTTGAAAACTGTTAGAACCCCTGTTCAACAACGCCAATGCCCGTCAGGGGCTGCACTTACCGGACCGATTGAACGACTTTTTCTATAGATACGGACTGCGCGATACTGGCTTTCATCAGGGCATCAATCATAGCCATATGAGCTGACTggaaaattatcaattattaaatgagacaaaaacatcaaaaaccACATGTGAAATAAATGACTATTTATTCTGTTTACTCCTTGCAATTAGAATAATCATTCCCATGACCGAGGACTGAATGTGATATGTAAAGCAAGCAACGATTTCATGAATTACAGTAAGCCCATGCGTGGTTTAAAATCGAACTAGGGCTATGTATGAAAGTACGTACATAAGATATTCTTATTTTACACATTTACAAGTGACAAGATGCATGCAACCCCCTATCTTTAAGTGGGCCAATTACTAATTCACAAACAACGGTATGTTCGCAGTCTAGAATAGACCTAAGTCACGTAAAGTCTGTTTTACGAAGACATGATTGCATGCAAAGCCCATAAACCTCTTACAGGGTAGCCACttttcaattaacacagtcataTATAGATGGGGTAAGTATttgattttatgaaattttccctgatttttaagtttttttttggacaaaattccccgactattccctgatttcctgGTAAGAGTGGCTTCCCTGTGTTATGACACTGGCCAGTGCCACAGTTCTGGCAACTGCGGAAACTTGGCCGTTCATTCCAAATCCTTCTTTCGA
This genomic interval from Tubulanus polymorphus chromosome 8, tnTubPoly1.2, whole genome shotgun sequence contains the following:
- the LOC141909927 gene encoding calmodulin-regulated spectrin-associated protein 1-like, whose translation is MNNNNPLDPSRLSGCSAEDEEVSEITSLEDYDKEKAKFRASVLWVLSKAYNGTIPHDQRDLFFEDQQGAWYVKPQLMNLMTSGELYCSACANIFQESPAKWHGHSGVIQSLSRKGIYVEDENDSAVTETALMHTAPFRMVSGPPVNQPGVLISMKKAPFNLSAHMAMIDALMKASIAQSVSIEKVVQSVRKFTSMNASSELPYDAEDALLFWANKVCQTVKTRLLKQWTNASSSRRPVVPEMEDLKDVSDGCCLAVLLHFYVPDALKIERIVLEKVVGIADAMHNFNLVKTICDTQFKQQIFHTTPEDLLFLPSIMKVNLVTFLADLFYLCEVQKADCVKRNGSPQPTLDNDQTDGRPMTAKKLSAVSPVQISNATKKSFQKFDTSPNSSDNEINKTGLPARQAPLLPRRHEDSQQSEQTAESERSSSLPPLTGNNSRIAWEETRKLERVSPTSGGGTSKSQSTDAVHRTYTKAGARKIAEQLRGDASENRAVPDRHLLTNVSIDSELSQSFDDASTLRLSQIETPRDDDDGFGYRDEQTSSAAAANRPTSFVEPLMPAKTRPSKEKNVNHSKEFERGDKRAERSPPAAGVVTAAGSPSKRSSKKRLSQDVAATTRCESSSDDEFMTPVASDPPSLIESLESTPKKQVPSVATAVQRVLLSPRTGGEAFYIDAERNVERPIKKESPKRRKPVAVTQSFTRHDRQLTPEEARAAGLPVIGQQTDRLNGQQTDRSGEQLTYHQQTTDENGQQTFGAPVRSGYESQSSSDFSDHESSKIHRDHRSKESAAQQQPPQPQQTRLPEGFFLGGDSSGGRAPTSFYIDSKTTESTNEKPLCEVHGNAAVVAKQNATNFSSIKKQPSRDNDYDNSAIVLSQHSHELTASDATSSTTPSAPRISLKSQFHKSKSGAGVEGKPVKKTTFAALPNQTTWQENVLKMAEQQQSDQNKENNSTAGSTTTTAGAPGVPVVTELSSIRLKLEQKRRAIESEKRKMEQQMSKERQKLGKQAFFQVVAKSRRQPDIVEEESDASAASPALARDSNRTPPVNADADPANAPEKAQPRKKFSREDIQATIEGVKNRWFKDDESVARKKSAEPPTDSRMERAKSLPPEQTEVDQQTEQRRPSLITAADPTQRRPSADASTPQRRPSLVDRQTDDRRSSTADDGMNVDEYSTSLEKLNSSLSELQGEIMKLSLQQEQIKMVASTSPKGSPRGSSHASPRGSVQDLSTRSPPEKFYMKPAAPSQPTPPPPPRQEIPQPVAPSSGISPPHPEYRMPGYTQPAPSPYMHHGQQFAPDYHHPYPPASHMGQYPPGMVAPLPGQPGYMPYPGMPPQYQHAPHMYQATLYTAGRFMPGQPYMPPQAPTYAPPAPVYTSNYQPNTRPHATAQTYTVNTQQMAPLPLQSTPSPSAPSTYQQPVTPVSSVASQPSPITPVSAESTPPMTMTQQWERAERFSPANYEQAPVTTTAATSLPSPVAPPISSSSSYERQTEQFSPVFERTVEDSDFSTASAAKDNSYVVNTSGEFEPHIAPPGGAGDALVGAYDDEVEEDRAPPVDMSGISVTEQAKGGLFIEFELDAPRKPKPKLRNRRPKSREGSTERATTMIPAKHPSDSSPMKTSTSSAKSDRSDKSAAAVAVTTTISCMSRSGEQSMDISQDGSTSGLGSNSQQESESAVGNSPAIGLYIGEYHTHDEEKDADMQKKREKFVQLQLKRKEELERKRVKQEADALKKRELRRKKEEQAEQKKAEEKARREQIYQQYLQRKMAEDEDGPGASEVPPKTKFKSKKSARPQSMPPGGGYNDKYSVPSSNSSQEDLHHHTRGTSPDRVTQIRAECSGFQTHRRRIKSPSASNRQRFSSDSQSKRRTDNYSGGDGSNAAATSQEYSGPKLFVKPRSKSNRNVIINAISHVCLAGSVNNETKNRTIDDISKSEANHFLILFRDSGCQYRAVYTYNPETEDMFKLTGNGPKALSEKMMERFYKYNSGSKSFSVISSTKHMSVSIDAVTISNHYWQSKKSGAAAANRRPSQQR